The sequence CACCTCCAAATATAATCACATTGGAGattaatgaaaattaattaatttccatccttcagttcagttgctcagctgtgtctgacactttgtgaccccatggactgcagcactccaggcttccctgtccatcaccaactcccagagcttactcaaactcatagtcagtgatgccatccagccatctcatcctctgttgtccccttctcctcctaccttcaaccctccccagcatcagaggcttttcaaatgagtcagttcttcgcatcaggtggccaaagtattggagtttcagcttcaacatcagtatttccaatgaatattcgggactgatttcctttagaatgggctgttaggatctccttacagtccaagggactctcaagagtcttctccaacaccacagttcaaaagcatcaattcttcggtgctcaggtttcttggTAGTTCAactatccatacatgactactggaaaagccatagctttgactagacggacctctgttggcaaagtactgtctctgctttttaatatgctctctaggttggtcataacttttcttccaaagagcaagcgtcttttaatttcatcgctgcagtcaccatctgcagtgattttggagcccaagaaaataaagtctctcactgtttccactgtttccccatctgtcattAATTTCTATCGCTGCTGCCTCCAAAATTCATGTCCTTCTCATATGAAAAATACATCCTTTCTATCCTAGTAGCCCCCAAAAGTTCTTTCTTGTTACAGCATCAACTTTAAAGTCTAAGTCCAAAGTCTCAGCTAAAACATCATCTAAATTAAATACAGGTGAGAGTTAAGATATGGCTTAACCTGAGGCAAATTCCCTCTAGCTGGGAACCTATGAAACCAAACAGTTTATGAAACCAAGCTTCCAAAATACAGCAAAGGAATGGGCATGGGATACACATTCCCATTCCTAAAGGGAGAAATGGGAAAGAAGGACAGATAGGTCTCAAGGAAATCTCAAACCTGACACTGCAAACAAAACGACTTAAACCTTAAGGCGAAAGAAAGATCCTCCTGGGCTTGATGCTCTGTCTCCCAAGCTCACTGGGAGGACCTCAGCCCCACAGCTGAGCAGGAAGACCCCGTGGCCACTTCCCCCTGGGCGCTGTGGCTCGCTTGGGCTGGGGCCCCATGCCTGTGGCTGCCGGCTTGGGGTCCTGCGCCCGTGGCTCTGTGTTTTGAAACCGAGGGGGCGGTAGCCACGTCCCTGTGGGTCTGCTGGGCACAGTGCCTGCAGCAGCTCTCAGTCTTGGCCCCATCTCAAGGCACGAGGTGAGGGCCTCTCGACTCTGCCTGAACCTGCGAGTTGGTCCATCCTTTGGAAACGTTCGTCAGGGACCCTTGCGCTCAGAGTCTGTGGTGGGAGTAGTAGCCCTGGTGATCTCGGATGACTTTGGGGGTCATTCTTCCTTTGTCTTGGAGAATCGCTTCTGGCTACTGGTGAGAAGGCTGATCCACAGTACTTTGCTTATCAAATCAGTCGCTTAGTCTACTCTCTTGTTtttggctggctggctgggtctttgttgcagctcatgggcttctTTAGCTGCGGTGCGTGGGCTCTCTAGATGTGCCGTGTGGGCTtcagagcacacaggctcagctgctctgtggcatgcaggatcttagttccctgaccggggatcaaacctgtgtcctcggTATTGGaaagtgggttcttaaccactggaccacaagggaagtccccacttGATCTGCccttaaatgttctcattttcttgCAATACAGATggactgagaattttccaaaccACAGAGTTCCACTTCCTTTTGGCTTAACAATTCCatctttaaatcatttttctcttctcacaTTTTACTATAAGTCATGAGTAGAAGCCAAGCCTCACCTCCAACACTTCAcctagaagttcagttcagttcagttcagttgctcagttgtgtccgactctttgcgaccccatgaatcgcagcacgccaggcctccctgtccatcaccaacttccggagcttactcaaactcatgcccatcgagttggtgatgccatccagccatctcatcctctgtcgtccccttctcctcctgctcccaatccctcccagcatcagggtctttcccatgagtcagctcttcgcatcaggttgccaaagtattggagtttcagcttcagcatcagtccttccaatgaacacccaggacttgtctccttcaggatggactggttggatctccttgcagtccaagggactctcaagagtcttctccaacaccacagttcaaaagcatcaattttttggcactcaactttcttctcagtccaactctcacatccatacatgaccactggaaaaaccatagccttgaccagatggacctttgttggcaaagtaatgtctctactttttaatatgctatctaggttggccataactttccttccaaggagtaagcatcttttaatttcatggtgcagtcaccatccacagtgattttggagcccccaaaaataaagtctgacactgtttctactgtctccccatctatttcccatgaggtgatgggaccagatgccatgatcttagttttctgaatgttgagctttaaaccaactttttcactctcctctttcactttcatcaagaggctctttagttcctcttcactctctgccataagggtggtgtcatccacatatctgaggttattgatatttctcctggaaatcttgattccagtttgtgcttcctcctgcccagtgtttctcatgatgtactctgcatagaagttaaataagcaaggtgacaacatacagccttgatgtactcctcttcctatttggaaccagtctgttgttccatgtccagttctaactgttaaaCTTCATTGCTTGCAAGTTCTATCTCCCACAGAATACTAGAATGTACACACAGTTCAGCCAAGTTCTTAGCCACTTTATACCAAGATCACCACCTCCTGGTTTCCAATAACATTTTCCTCATTTCTGTCTGAGACCTCATCAGAATGACCTTTATCATCCATATTTCCACCCACACTTCATTCAGGATTACTAAGGTGTTCTCTGAGACTGAAGTTTGCTCCCcagctctcttttttttctttctgggctGTCACTGGAATTGCCCCTAATGGTTCATTCACAATAATATAAGCCTTTTCTAGCATGCCCCTCAAAGCTTTTCCCACTTCTGCTCATTACCTGGTTCCAAATCTGCTTCTGCGTCTTTGGGTATTGGTTACAACAGCAATCCCACTTGTTGGTAACAGACTTTGTCCTAGTCCAGCTGGGATGCTGTGGTGaaggtgtgtgtgcacacacgtgtgctCCGCATTCGTTCCATGTCCAACtgtgattctatggactgcagcccaccaggctcctctgtccatggaactttccaggcaagaattctggaccaggctgccatttgctcctccaggggttcttcccaacccagggatcaaacctgcatcttgtgCGGCTCCTGattgggcaggtggattccttaccactgagccacttgggaagccccatacgaaagactgggtagcttaaatgacaaaaatgtatttctcacagttctgggagcTGGGAAGACCAAGATCAGGGTGCTAGCAGATTCTGGGTCTAGTGAGGACCCACTGCTTGGTTCACAGATGGCAGTCTTCTCACGGAAGAAAGGACAAATCACAGGGCTCTTGGGCGTCCCTTTTATAAGGGCACAAATCTCATTTATGAGGGCTTCACAGTCATGGTCTAACCACCTGCCACAGATTCTAACTTGCAACACCACACACTGGAAATGAGGTTTCAGTGTCCGGTTCTGAAAGGACGCATTTGGCCCACAGGACCTACGCACCATCTAGCAACATCTCACTGCTCACCCCCTGCCATCACACTTGCTACACCCCTGCCTTATGTTTTCATATTCACTCTTCCCTCTCCCTGGACTTtggttcctttcttccttcatctTACCTTTACACCCAAGGAATTTCTGTTCATCCATCAGGACACAGACCATATATCTCTTCTTCAGTGAATTCTTTGCTGGCTCTCTCAGAATTAGGTCCTCCTCTACATTCTCATGAAGCACACAGTACCTAGTTCTATAATAGCATTTGACAAACTGTATTGTTATCCATTTATATCTTGACCTATCTATAATTCTGAGCACAGTTATAGGGAAAAACCCACTTTGACTATGTTTGATCTCAAGCATCCAGTTCATCTATAGTAGGTGATAAGTAAATCATTATAAACCTGAATACATGAATATTGAgtagataatttaaaatatcttaggaagtgaaagtgttagttgctcagtcccacTTCTTTGCGGCCTCAtgtattgtagcccaccaggctcctctgtccatgagattctccaggcaagaacactcgattgggttgccatgtccttctccaagggatcgaaccctggtctccttcaccacaggcagattctttaccatctgagccaaatccTAAGTATGGGAAGACTATTCCAGACAATCTCAATAAACTCTTCAACAGATGAGACAATAGAGGCTGAAGACttgtccataaaaaaaaaaaaaaaaaaacagtgagttgggacttccctggtggtccagtggttaagcttcATTTCAGGAGgcatgagttctatccctggtcggggaactaagatcccatacaggctgtgtggcatggccaaaaaataaattaaaaaaaggtaaatataaataaaactaatgAGCTGATGGTAAAAGCAGTCCTGGGTTTGTCTTCTGATTCCTAGTGTAGATTTTACTTCCTATCTACTATCTTaaggcagagagaaaaaataatttgggaCTACAAGAAGAAAATAATGTCAAAGATGATTCTGTTCTATTGTTTCCCTTACCCTTTGGTTTTATAGATTGTGTTTTTCTTGCCTTCGGATGTTACTCAAGAGAGTGAACTATCTGTTCCTGATGAAAATGCTGTCATACAATTTGAGCTACAAGAAGAGTCTACAAGTGATGACTCAACGACAAACATAAAACCTGTTTTCTTTGGAGGCTATTCATTCTTCAAGTTAAGAGTCACAAAAAATCAGTTTACCTTCCAACATGCAGGCAGGAGAGGCAGCAATAGTTTCAACACATCTTCTCTGTTTATGGCAGATGAACAACAGAAATACATCCCTCAAACTTTAAGCCTTTATGGGGAAGAAGTGGAGGTGAAACATTTGCCTCCCGTCCTAGAGAAAAAGCCCTCAGAAACCATGGTGAATTCTGAACCACTGAATGATGAAGACCTACGAGCTGCTATCACACAATCCCCAGAAGAGAAAACTCCATTGTTGCAGGACCAAGCCTCCAAACCCCAACTTTCTCCATCTTATTCTGTAAAAAGTGTCCATGATTTACCACCCCAAGACTTGCCATCCCAAGCTTCGAGAGCTGAAACTTCGCCAGAACAAGACTTGCTCTCTGAAGCGTCAACATCTCATGTCACAGAGTCCCATGGAACTACATCCCAAGACAAGCAATCCCAGGGGATACCACCACAAAATACACAGTCCCATGACATGCTATCTGACTACCTACCGTCCCCAGACATGCCTGCCCAAGACCTCCCTTTCCAAAGACAAGCCCTGCCATTACAAGCCATACCATTTGGAGCCACCTCATTCCTGTCTGTGCGGTCCTCTGATATGCAACACCTAGATCAACAGTCTCTGGATTTTCAACTACAGAATGTCCAATCTCAAGAACAGAGAGCTGTGCATTTATTATATCAAGACATTAAATCGGAAGTCATGTTAATGACCGAAGAATGGAAACCTGAGGAGGGACTTCAGAGCAGGAGACCATCAAAGCAGCATTCCCAACTACAGCAAAGCAAAGGCTGTCCATGTGCAAAACAGAAGCCCCTTGACATGGACACTCAAGACCAACCGTCTCCAAGGAGGAGCTCCCTAGACAAGCACATCAAAAGCTGGCTGTCTCCAAAAAAGCAGTATCTAGATAAGGAAATTCAAGTTAGTCAAACCATACTGCAACTCCCAGATCAGCAAGCTGAGAACCTGCGAATCCAAGAGGAGAAACCCCCAAGACAGCTATACCAAGATATGCAAATCCAGGAATACCATGACTGGCAGTCTCCAGACAGGAAAGTCCAAACCTGGCAATCTTTAGGCCAACAATCCCAAGAATGGAGAACTCAAGACTGGAAAAGTAGAGAATGGGAAAAACGAGAACGGCAACTTGAAATGCAGCATTCCCAAAATTGGGACTTCCAGACCTGGCAAACCCGAGATCTACAAGTGAAAGAATCCCGAAAGCAGAGATCTCTATTCCAAGAAACCCAGACTCTGTATGCCACTATTCCATCTGACCCAGATGAACAATCCCAAGATGTTCTACAAGACAGTCAGCACCAAGATAAAGACCAACAAGACCTTCAATCCACAGGAATCCAAAAAGAAGTTATGGAAACAGATGCTGTGCAAACAAGGGACATCAAATCAGAGGATCTGAGTTGTGGAAAAAGCCAGACTCCAAGTGACGTGCAATCAGAAGATGCGAAGTCAGATTTTAACTGTTTCTCCTACCAAAGCTCAGTACAGGAACTTCAGTCCACAGGAAGTCAAAAACAAGATGTGGAAACAGATGCTGTGCAAACAAGGGACATCAAATCAGAGGATATGAGTTGCAGAATAAGTCAAAGCCCAACTGACCTGCAATCAGAAGACATAAAACCAGATTCTAACTGTTCTTCCTACCAAAGCTCAGTACAAGACACATATCATGCTTATATGTCTGATAAAAATTCAGGACAAGATGTGAAACAAGACACATCAAGTTGCTCAGCTGTAAGCAAAGGAGACCCGCCTTTAGCTTCTGCCTCCTGTGACTCAAAAGAAAGACAGCAATCTGAAGACTCGGGCTAATGTGCAGACTCTCCCACACACTGCACCACTCCTAGTTTTGGAACCAAATTAGGGAAAAACAATCTTCAACCTATGTTCTCAGGTGTGGTTACTACCTTATTTACTCACCAGAAAACAAAGGGCATGCAAAACACTCAAAGGATGTGTccttaattataataaaatgacAACAAATATTAATACTATATCAGAACTTTCTGGGGGTGAAGAAATAATTCACATTTAAACTCTGTTATCAAGGTTAGTGTCTCGGTTATGATCACTAATTCCTTTTACAGCTTAATATTCAACGGACTCGCTCTTCCATGGTGCTAACACGTTTTGCCTTCTCCTTTGTGTATTATAGCTCAGTAAGTCACCAGGAAGAAGTCTGCATGGCTCTCCAGGGGCTCAAGGACCAAAAGAGTTGGCAAGGAATAAACATCAATCCCACCACGATTCTGTCTGGCTGTTTCCAATCGCCCAACTTACTCCCCCCTCCAAATCTAAATATATGTTGAGGATATGGACTTTGTTCCATTAACGAGATTGGATGTGGCAGTGAGTACAGAAGGTggtgaagagagagagaataaaacttACCTAGAGACAGGGAAGTAGGAGGCCGGGAAGGGGAGAGACGCAGAAGTCACAGTAGAAATTATGACAGACTCATGAAGCGAGTGAAACTCTACTGCCCTTCATATGCCTCCGCTCACCGCTTCTAATTTCATAAACTCATGACATACAGCTTCACCCTCAGTGGGCAAAGGAAACTGTGGGACCACAAGCCATCAGTTACCCTCCCTCCTCCAAGCCTGATTACATTTGCAATCTTCTTTCTCCTTGAACTGTGTTTGATACATTTGGGGTTATTCACCAGCCTTTTTCCGCTAAAATTTACCACCCTTGTTGACTTCtgcattttttttactttttctatttcaagaaGTTTAAAATAGTATTTCAGGAATATCTCTTCAACTTCCTTCTTTTTTGAAATCACGGACACTCTCATAGTTCTCTCGTATTCTTATGACTACCCCAAGATTGCGCTGTATCTATGTCTTCTACAGGATTCTGCACAAAGGATCTTTCTAGTAGGGATTCAGTAAATTATGTCTAAAAACATAAACATGAGCTTGGGGCCTTCACCTAGAGGCGAGTGAAATTACATGCAGTCGGGCAGTGACACAGCTGGAGAGACTGGCCGTGTgcttgttcttgcctgggaatacTCATTTTTTTGGTCCATTAAGAAATagatacaccaaaaaaaaaaaaaaaaaaaaaaaaaacccttttaaaTACAGGATAATAAAAATTGAACATTAACATTCCTCGTCAATTTTGCGTAAGCTCTGCAGTAGAGAAAAATATACGAACTTCAAACAGCTGTAAAAACTgtgtcttagaagaaaacagagtttCTACAtcgatacaaaaaaaaaaaacaccaaaaaacagGCATTTTTCTAATTCAACCCAGTCCTCGGGCAGGTGGAGGGTGCAGAGTTGCCACTGGCCACCCAGAGAAACGCCAGCTCTTCCTCTCCCCGCCAACCCACCGGGGTCTGGGCAGGCTGGGCTGCTGCTGAAGAATCTTAGGGTAAAAGCAAGATGAAAATACCCCTCGGGAAAAGGCGTGCTTCCCCCTCTGCCAGCTGCTGGAGTGGTCAAGTGTTCCCCTTGCTTCCCCTTTCTGAGATACCGACGCCATCCCAGCAGTGAATCTGGGTGTAGGGTTGACAGAACCGATGTGTATAGGAGCCAATAAAGGGGTATCACTTGTGAAGCAGCAGTTTATAAAGACAAGGTGCGAAAGGAGGAAGGGAACCAGAGCATTTATGATTCACTTAAAGGCAATCCAAGGGTTTTCTTACTACcttattttaaacataatatgTTTCTCCTAGAATCattattgggttttttttgggggggggtaatATTGGGAAGACCTGATTTTCTGATGCTACTACCTTATACCTACAGTTGCCAAGAAACCTTGGGAAAAACGAGCTGGTAATCCAGAAGTGCACTTTAATTTGCTAGACTGAACATCCCACAGCTAGGAGGTGGGAAGGTGACTGTCACCAGTGGAATGCTGACGAAGTGATGCTCCCCACTTCCAGGCTTGACCCCCAAATGGCCTGCATTATTCTCAcaatctcctctttctctcttgtcCTGGTCAGATGGAGAGAAACTAGGGCCCAGAAGATGCCAAGATCTGTAGAGAACTGAGCATTTTCCATAAATAGCTGCACAGATTAAACCCATTGCTAAACATTCAGCTGGACTGTGACCTAGGAGGGAAACCTTTTATGGTACTAAGCTGAGGAAAGACAGAATTATTTGTCACAGAAGTTATTCTGAATAAGAGTTGCtaaggcaacaacaacaacaaaaaataacatatttcaaATCTTGCTCAAAATGGAAAAAACTCTAACTACTATCCTCTTGTATTacccatcccctggagaagggagaggctacccaccccagtattcttgggttttcctggtgcttcagacggtgaagaatctgcctgcagtgtgggagacctgggttccatccctgggttgggaagactcactggaggaggccatggcaacccactgcagtgttcctaCCTGGAGAGTCCCCAAGGACAGAGATGCTTGGTGGGCcacggtccgtggggtcacaaagagtcagacacaactgagggatgaAGCACGGCACAGCAcgtgtaacaaatgaccacaaacacaGCTGTCTGAAACAACACGAATTTATCCTCTCGACTGAGAGGTCAGAAGTCAGGTTACGTCACtggctccaatacttgggccacctggtgcaaagagccgattcattggacaAGACTCTCATaacgggaaagattgaaggcaggaggagaagccagCAGTAGCAGATCAGATTAGACAGCACCATCGACTCTATCAGTGTGAATCTTGAGCCAATTccgggagacagagaaggacagaggagcctggcgtgctgcggtccacggggtggTGAAGAGGCGGACACGACCTAGCGACTGAAGAGCAGCACAGGTTACTTGCTCAGGGTCTCCGGCCAGATCTGTGGTTCTGAGGCTTGGGATTTTCTTCCAAGCTCATTTGTCAGCGGAAGAAGCCAGGGACTCGCAGCTATAGGCATGAGTCCCTGTCTCCTTGCTGTCTGTCTGCCAGGGGCCACTCTCTGCTCCTAAAAGACACTTGCATTTCTTCTCATGTGGCTCCTTCCACCTTCAAGCCAGCAGTGGTCTGTCAAATCCTTCTCAaatttctacttctgcttttaagATGTCCTGTGATTACACTGAACCCATTCAAATAAGCCAGGCCAATCTCCCTATTGTAAAGTAAACTCAGTAACTGTGTGAAGTTCCTTCTGTCActtaaggtaacatattcatgggtgtgatatttcattgtattcaTAGTCCTGGAAATTAggccatgggattttcttggGGGCCATAATTCTTCCTATCACACCCTTGATGGGTgataagggaagaaggaagatgaTTCAACATATTTTGATGTAAGATTTTTCCCTCTAATACATTAACTTGCCTTGTCACAGTAGAAGTAGCCTCTTTTTTTATGGTTTCAATAATCACAGTTATTTATTTACATGGTTTAAAAAATCAACTAGCCATACAAAATTATCTTGATTCACAAGTAGGCCCATTTGGAACTCAAAATATTTCGAATTCAGCCTGAAccagacaaatatcatattctaTGAATACCTTGATTTGAAAAAGTGGAAAAACACTGGTTTTCTCACAATGGAAGATCAAGATTTAACTTTTTTCCAAACCCCAACCAACACATACACGAACATCTCTCATCCCCAGTGCTCTCTAAAAAGCTCACAGTTTTGGTCAGAGAATTTGCTGTTTACATCTTTATGACAATATATGCCATCAGAGCTGAactatttactattttttaaatttgaacaGTGATTTTTCCCCCTGGaattatggtttttctttttcttctcgcTTTTCAACCCAAAACTCTCCACTAGTTTTTCTAAGTTCTCTTAACACAATGATTCATGTCACAAATTGTATCAGTTTCACCATTTTGAAGAAATTTCTACTGGAGATATTCGGGCGGCTCACTCTCCATCACCGGTACCCAGTTGTCATCTCGGGATTGCTTTGTCATcatcttgggatttttttttcatgacccTCTTTCACCTCatatctcatttatttctctctcttgctgtccTCCTTTgttaagaaagcaaaaacaagaaacaaaatcacATATTCCAGTAACTTCCCCCCCCCCTTACTCcatatataacatatttattGATTTTCCTGTTATGACGAACATTTTTTCTGGATGACTTTGtaacacaaacaaaaatgaatacacacacacactttacatTTCATACTTCAGTATGCATTTTTTACAATTCAAGCCctgtaaagtttttcttttttttacattttaaagtaattatagacTCATTCAAAATTCTTTGAAGCTGCAAAGATAAGAGTGTGGCATACCCTTCACGTGTATCATCCAACTGGTTACATCTTAGGTAGATGAGACATAAGATCAAACCCAGGAAACTGACACTGGTCCACTACAGTTACTTGAACCGTTCAGTTTTTGTCATCTTTTATCCTgcattcatttgtgtgtgtgagagtgtttagttgtagttcagttcagttcagtcactcagtcatgtctgactctgcagccccatggactgcagcacgccaggcctccctgtccatcatcaactcccagagcctcctcaaactcatttccatcatgtagatggatgccatccaaccgtctcatcctctgtcatccccttctcctcccaccttcaatctttcccagcatcaggggcttttccaatgagtcagttcttcccatcaagtggacaaagtattggagtttcagcttcagcaacagtccttccaatgaacattcaggactgatttcctttaggatggactggttggatttccttgcagtccaagggacttctcaagagtcttctccaacaccacagttcaaaagaatcaattcttcggggctcagctttctttatagtccaactctcacattcatgtatgaccactggaaaaaccataacttttactagatggacctttgttggcaaagtaatgtctctgctttttaatatgctgcctaggttggtcataacttttcttccaaggagcaagagtcttttcatttcatggctgcagtcaccatctgcactgattttggagcccaagaaaataaagtctctcactgtttccattatttctcatctatttgccatgaagttatgggaccagatgccatgatcttagttttctgaatgctgaattttaagccagtcttttcactcttttctttcaccttcatcaagaggctctttagtttctcttcactttctgccattaggatggtgtcatctgcgtatctgaggttattgtatttctcccggcaatcttgattccagcctgtgcttcctccagcccggcgtttctcctgatgtactctgcatataggttaaataagcggGTGACAGCACACAGCCTTGAagcactccttttccaattttcagccagtctgttgttctaactgttgcttcttgacctggatacagtgttctcaggagacaggcaaggtggtctggtattcccatctcttgaagaattttccatagtttgttgtgatccacacagtcaaaggctttggtacagtcaatgaagatgtttttctggaattctcttgcttgttCTATGATCCagtatatgttggcaatttgatctctgtcctTTGTCCCTTCTAAATTCAACTTgtgcatctggaaattctcaatttgtgtactgttgaagcctcgcttgcaggattttgagcattaccttgatagcatgtaaaatgagtacaactgtgtgggagtctgaacattctttggcattgtccttccttgggatcggaatgaaaactgaccttttccagtcccgtggccactgctgagttttccaaatgtgctggcctattgagtgcagcactttcacagcctca comes from Dama dama isolate Ldn47 chromosome 1, ASM3311817v1, whole genome shotgun sequence and encodes:
- the MS4A14 gene encoding membrane-spanning 4-domains subfamily A member 14, encoding MESSSEVKRSTHVINVQANETVLTALPYGPHSSLLEFLKGEPKVLGAAQVLLALITAGIGVIFAFNYFSFAQRFPLVFLTGYPFWGAFIFTITGYLTGANSNDKCMGQGVMSLNLISSVVAVAGIFLTIISYRYQHRYCQGPSLEGICVISRVLYNIVFFLPSDVTQESELSVPDENAVIQFELQEESTSDDSTTNIKPVFFGGYSFFKLRVTKNQFTFQHAGRRGSNSFNTSSLFMADEQQKYIPQTLSLYGEEVEVKHLPPVLEKKPSETMVNSEPLNDEDLRAAITQSPEEKTPLLQDQASKPQLSPSYSVKSVHDLPPQDLPSQASRAETSPEQDLLSEASTSHVTESHGTTSQDKQSQGIPPQNTQSHDMLSDYLPSPDMPAQDLPFQRQALPLQAIPFGATSFLSVRSSDMQHLDQQSLDFQLQNVQSQEQRAVHLLYQDIKSEVMLMTEEWKPEEGLQSRRPSKQHSQLQQSKGCPCAKQKPLDMDTQDQPSPRRSSLDKHIKSWLSPKKQYLDKEIQVSQTILQLPDQQAENLRIQEEKPPRQLYQDMQIQEYHDWQSPDRKVQTWQSLGQQSQEWRTQDWKSREWEKRERQLEMQHSQNWDFQTWQTRDLQVKESRKQRSLFQETQTLYATIPSDPDEQSQDVLQDSQHQDKDQQDLQSTGIQKEVMETDAVQTRDIKSEDLSCGKSQTPSDVQSEDAKSDFNCFSYQSSVQELQSTGSQKQDVETDAVQTRDIKSEDMSCRISQSPTDLQSEDIKPDSNCSSYQSSVQDTYHAYMSDKNSGQDVKQDTSSCSAVSKGDPPLASASCDSKERQQSEDSG